Proteins encoded together in one Sinorhizobium sp. B11 window:
- a CDS encoding FkbM family methyltransferase yields the protein MSGQAWLTGKYWRRRLRKARNALATRFFNTRFGRRLLIENIGTRVISMTVDAGDHLMSFSPADYIGRKVFRKGHFEREAVDRLLVILRQRGLLRKDSMLLEIGGNIGTQTVYFALARAFAGIVSVEPDPRNFRLLEQNIRQNGLADVVRLVNCAAGEGEGEIDFFLNSANHGKSSAIRQSASDQKISVPVRSVTGILDDLDIDQASIGLVWMDIEGYEPVACRSMLPLLARRAPLYMEFTPLFYGPEGTKAFIRMLAGFYENCLVVFEDHEKEMKVRDLPGAFDQYDVLFLP from the coding sequence ATGTCCGGCCAAGCGTGGCTAACTGGCAAATATTGGAGACGTCGTTTGCGCAAGGCGCGCAATGCGCTGGCCACGCGTTTCTTCAACACCCGTTTTGGCCGCCGACTGCTGATCGAAAATATCGGGACGCGCGTCATCTCCATGACGGTCGATGCAGGCGATCACCTGATGAGCTTTTCGCCCGCCGACTATATCGGCCGCAAGGTCTTCCGGAAGGGCCATTTCGAACGGGAGGCCGTCGATCGGCTGCTCGTGATCCTGCGCCAGCGCGGCTTGCTGAGAAAGGACAGCATGTTGCTCGAGATCGGCGGAAATATCGGCACCCAGACCGTCTATTTTGCGCTCGCTCGGGCATTTGCCGGCATCGTCAGCGTCGAGCCGGACCCTCGCAATTTCCGCCTTCTGGAACAGAACATCCGTCAGAATGGGCTCGCGGATGTGGTACGCCTCGTCAACTGCGCCGCCGGCGAAGGTGAAGGCGAGATCGACTTCTTTCTAAACAGTGCCAATCATGGCAAGAGCAGCGCCATCCGCCAGAGCGCTAGCGACCAGAAGATCAGCGTCCCGGTGCGCTCCGTGACCGGCATCCTCGACGACCTCGACATCGATCAGGCGTCCATCGGTCTCGTCTGGATGGATATCGAGGGGTATGAGCCGGTTGCCTGTCGCTCGATGCTACCGCTGCTTGCCCGCCGCGCGCCGCTCTATATGGAGTTCACGCCGCTCTTCTACGGCCCTGAGGGCACAAAAGCCTTCATTCGCATGCTCGCCGGCTTCTACGAGAATTGTCTCGTGGTCTTCGAGGACCACGAGAAGGAGATGAAAGTCCGTGATCTGCCGGGCGCATTCGATCAATATGACGTGCTGTTCCTGCCTTAG